A window of the Sulfurihydrogenibium sp. genome harbors these coding sequences:
- a CDS encoding cation:proton antiporter, with protein sequence MDLHYLFLSLAIILFVGRVFGDIFNKFGLPAVLGEILAGVILGSSVLGIVSPNEIIKVLAEIGIILLLFKVGLEADFHQLKRVGIYAFIVAFVGAFTPMLLGTLISYYILNFSMATSLFIGGTLTATSIGITVKVLDDLGRLNERFAQIVLGAAVLDDIFGVIVLAVLYEYAKKGSIDINGAVVLIIYISTFFILAPIVAKILAKLINIFYEKLKSEEFIPVAIMSMVFFFAFLSHEVGSPEILGAFTVGLALSRRFIIPFALFLKAEEKEKMIIKIEHSTLPIVSILTPIFFVSIGLSLNLKVIDFTSIDFWKISTLLLIVAFVGKLISGFLIKGNLDEKILIGFSMLPRGEVGLIFAEIGKQSKLFDDMLYASIIFVVAITTLIAPISLKILGNKRKQKELF encoded by the coding sequence CAGGTGTCATACTTGGTTCAAGCGTTCTTGGAATTGTCTCTCCAAACGAGATTATAAAAGTTTTAGCAGAAATAGGAATTATATTACTTTTATTTAAAGTTGGTCTTGAAGCAGATTTTCATCAGCTGAAAAGAGTTGGAATTTATGCTTTTATTGTTGCTTTTGTTGGAGCTTTTACTCCAATGCTTCTTGGCACACTAATTAGCTACTATATTTTAAATTTTTCCATGGCTACATCTCTTTTTATCGGTGGCACTCTTACAGCTACAAGCATAGGTATTACGGTTAAAGTTTTGGATGACTTAGGAAGATTGAATGAAAGATTTGCTCAAATAGTTCTTGGTGCTGCTGTGCTTGATGATATTTTTGGCGTAATAGTTTTAGCGGTTTTATATGAATATGCCAAAAAAGGAAGTATAGACATAAACGGAGCTGTAGTTTTAATAATTTATATATCTACATTCTTCATATTAGCTCCAATTGTTGCTAAAATTCTTGCAAAGCTAATAAATATTTTTTATGAGAAACTTAAAAGCGAGGAGTTTATTCCTGTCGCTATTATGTCAATGGTTTTTTTCTTTGCTTTTTTATCCCATGAAGTCGGCTCCCCGGAAATCCTTGGAGCCTTTACAGTTGGACTTGCCCTTTCAAGACGGTTTATAATTCCATTTGCACTTTTTTTAAAAGCTGAAGAGAAAGAAAAAATGATTATAAAAATAGAACATTCCACACTGCCAATCGTTTCAATCTTAACACCAATATTTTTTGTATCCATAGGACTAAGTTTAAACTTAAAAGTTATAGATTTTACTTCAATAGATTTTTGGAAAATCTCTACTCTGTTATTGATCGTGGCATTTGTTGGCAAGTTAATTTCAGGATTCTTAATTAAAGGCAATTTAGACGAAAAAATATTAATAGGATTTTCAATGCTTCCAAGAGGTGAAGTTGGATTAATCTTTGCAGAAATAGGTAAGCAATCTAAACTTTTTGATGATATGCTTTATGCAAGTATAATATTTGTAGTTGCAATTACTACATTGATAGCTCCCATCAGTTTAAAGATTCTTGGAAATAAAAGAAAGCAAAAAGAGTTGTTTTAG
- the flgK gene encoding flagellar hook-associated protein FlgK yields MSLLASLSIAGQSLLTFQRGINSTNKNISNVTTEGYNKETPVFQDLPKSGVYLNKIIRAFDQSLFNRSISLNQSVNSDKSYSGILDNIEDVFNDALGSGFSDTLNTFFNSINDMLIKPDDLAARSQFIANAKVLVGKIRSSDKALEDLKQQTVLKVRDQINQINQITEQLAKLNNLIKTKTLDVESNNEYLNERDRLITQLSNLIDTKVVFNEDNTVNVFTAKGFGLVVGMTNTQLQFETDSNGNAVIKWNNTNDITKEIQNGEVGGNLKGINAINGQLNRLNDFATVLANVFNKVHSQGYGLDGSTGLNFFGIDPNSSLSKIDASNIIVAIEDPKQVALATNTAYLNSDNTNGKNLLALKDSINGVLTPTEETALKSSLNDSNNYDIIKNSKFSEYYNSQLVAIISSESSRIKTQMKNNQFLYDAITEKMKSLTGVNMDEELINLTKLQRSYQAAARIITVTDELMQTILNIGSK; encoded by the coding sequence ATGTCACTATTGGCAAGTTTATCCATAGCAGGACAAAGCTTATTAACATTTCAAAGAGGAATAAACTCTACAAACAAAAATATATCTAACGTAACTACAGAGGGGTATAATAAAGAAACGCCGGTTTTTCAAGATTTACCAAAAAGCGGAGTATATCTAAATAAAATAATCAGAGCATTTGACCAATCGTTATTTAATAGGTCTATTTCTTTAAATCAAAGCGTAAATTCTGATAAAAGTTATAGTGGCATACTTGACAATATAGAAGATGTGTTTAACGATGCACTTGGCAGTGGATTTTCTGATACACTAAATACATTTTTTAACTCCATAAACGATATGCTTATAAAACCTGATGATTTAGCTGCAAGGTCTCAATTTATAGCAAATGCTAAGGTTTTAGTTGGAAAAATAAGAAGCAGTGATAAAGCACTTGAAGACTTAAAACAGCAAACAGTTTTAAAAGTAAGGGACCAAATTAATCAAATCAATCAAATTACCGAGCAGTTAGCAAAGTTAAATAATCTTATAAAAACAAAAACTCTTGATGTTGAATCTAACAACGAGTATCTAAACGAAAGGGATAGATTAATAACTCAATTAAGTAATTTAATAGACACAAAAGTTGTGTTTAATGAAGATAACACTGTTAATGTATTTACTGCTAAAGGTTTTGGCTTGGTAGTCGGTATGACAAATACGCAGCTTCAGTTTGAAACAGATTCTAATGGAAATGCTGTTATAAAATGGAATAACACAAACGATATAACAAAAGAGATACAAAATGGAGAGGTTGGTGGTAATTTAAAAGGAATAAATGCAATCAATGGACAGCTGAATAGATTAAATGACTTTGCAACTGTTTTAGCAAACGTGTTTAATAAAGTTCACAGTCAGGGCTATGGATTGGACGGTAGCACTGGTTTAAATTTCTTTGGAATTGACCCAAATTCTTCATTGTCTAAAATAGATGCATCTAATATTATTGTAGCTATAGAAGACCCTAAGCAAGTTGCTTTGGCAACAAATACTGCATATTTAAATTCAGATAATACAAACGGTAAAAATCTTTTAGCATTGAAAGATAGTATTAACGGCGTACTTACACCTACCGAAGAAACAGCTTTAAAATCAAGTCTTAACGATTCAAACAATTACGACATCATTAAAAATAGTAAATTTTCAGAATATTACAATTCACAACTTGTGGCTATTATTTCTTCTGAAAGTTCAAGAATAAAAACACAGATGAAAAATAACCAATTTCTATATGATGCTATAACAGAAAAGATGAAAAGCTTAACCGGTGTTAATATGGATGAAGAGTTGATTAATTTAACTAAACTTCAAAGGTCATACCAAGCTGCTGCAAGAATAATTACCGTTACGGATGAATTAATGCAAACGATTTTGAATATAGGTAGTAAGTAA
- a CDS encoding ROK family protein: protein MVLGIDIGGTFIKVVGKDENDNIFKEKISVNFQDKKTFVNEILKIVEKHRPSKVGIAIAGLVDKKSGQLTNSPNLKFLEGLNLKQEIENQRNIKVFIENDANLAAYGEYVYGNGKDSEILVCLTLGTGLGGGAVIGGKILSGVSGSAMEIGHIVVEKNGLLCHCGRNGCLEAYVSSYGLERIYCMLTEKKITSFEIVNLAKNKDEKALKSFEMFSDYLSTGIMNIAHIFNPDKILLAGGIIEHYPDILEIVREKAKNLIFPLPLRDLKIDMAKLGSWSGAFGALAFAEGHSS, encoded by the coding sequence TTGGTTCTTGGGATCGATATTGGTGGGACTTTTATAAAGGTTGTTGGCAAAGATGAGAATGATAACATTTTTAAAGAGAAAATTAGCGTTAATTTTCAGGATAAAAAAACTTTTGTAAATGAAATACTTAAAATAGTAGAAAAACACAGACCCTCAAAAGTTGGTATAGCTATTGCCGGACTTGTTGATAAAAAATCTGGTCAGCTTACAAACTCGCCAAATTTAAAATTTTTAGAAGGCTTGAATTTAAAACAGGAGATAGAAAATCAAAGGAATATCAAAGTGTTTATAGAGAATGATGCAAATCTTGCTGCTTATGGTGAGTATGTTTACGGAAATGGCAAAGATAGTGAAATTCTTGTCTGCTTGACCCTTGGAACCGGTCTTGGTGGTGGTGCTGTAATTGGTGGTAAAATCCTCTCCGGTGTCTCTGGTAGTGCTATGGAGATAGGTCATATTGTTGTTGAAAAAAATGGATTACTATGCCACTGTGGAAGAAATGGTTGTTTAGAAGCTTACGTATCTTCTTACGGACTTGAAAGGATATACTGTATGCTTACAGAAAAAAAGATAACATCTTTTGAGATAGTTAATCTTGCTAAAAACAAAGATGAAAAAGCTTTAAAATCTTTTGAGATGTTTAGTGATTACTTATCAACCGGTATTATGAATATTGCTCATATATTTAATCCTGATAAAATACTGCTGGCTGGCGGTATTATAGAACATTATCCTGATATTTTAGAGATCGTTAGAGAAAAAGCAAAAAATCTTATTTTTCCATTGCCGCTTAGAGATTTAAAAATTGATATGGCAAAGCTTGGAAGTTGGAGTGGTGCTTTTGGTGCGTTAGCTTTTGCAGAAGGTCATTCTTCGTAG
- a CDS encoding 6-carboxytetrahydropterin synthase gives MPYIVRVRQKFNAAHFLTDYHGQPEPLHGHTWMVELFIRADKLDNGGMGYDFIEIKEFLKEILPDYKCMNDIYDFSPSAENVAKYLYDKIKERYPTLQKVVVWETEEGGAEYYEE, from the coding sequence ATGCCATACATAGTAAGAGTAAGACAGAAATTTAACGCAGCACACTTTTTGACAGATTATCACGGACAACCAGAACCATTACACGGGCATACTTGGATGGTTGAGCTTTTTATAAGAGCTGATAAACTTGATAATGGCGGTATGGGATACGACTTTATAGAGATTAAAGAATTTCTAAAAGAGATTTTGCCAGACTATAAATGTATGAATGATATATACGACTTTTCTCCAAGTGCTGAAAATGTAGCTAAGTACTTATACGATAAAATAAAAGAAAGATACCCAACTCTTCAGAAAGTTGTTGTTTGGGAAACTGAAGAGGGCGGAGCTGAATACTACGAAGAATGA
- the corA gene encoding magnesium/cobalt transporter CorA, protein MIRVFYREGLIIKSTQLKELEKIEDKSNILWVDIFNPTQEEINWSVETFKIEFPSFQEREDIEISSRYWEEEDSITINTYFLIREEENAFNDTVSFIIKDNYIITVRYRELKTFREFVRRLLTNPSIYKTGFHVFSSILEIKIASDSDVLENVSKEISKLGKIVSSGNLDVTETVFESISYYEDLNMTIRESLIDKQRVLSSLLKSYKIPEDVREELRILIKDVNSLIDYTKFNFERLSYLQNTFLGLLNIEQNKVIKIFTVIATIFIPPTLIASIYGMNFENMPELHWQYGYFYALILMFLSASVPIFFFKRKGWL, encoded by the coding sequence ATGATAAGAGTATTTTACAGAGAAGGCTTAATAATAAAGTCGACACAGCTTAAAGAACTTGAAAAAATAGAGGATAAGTCTAACATCTTATGGGTTGATATCTTCAATCCAACCCAAGAGGAAATAAATTGGTCTGTAGAAACTTTTAAGATTGAATTTCCATCGTTTCAAGAAAGAGAAGATATAGAAATAAGCTCAAGATATTGGGAAGAAGAAGACAGTATAACGATTAATACATACTTTTTAATCAGAGAAGAAGAAAATGCATTTAACGATACTGTCTCTTTTATCATAAAAGACAATTACATTATCACTGTAAGATACAGAGAGTTAAAGACATTCAGAGAATTTGTAAGAAGATTACTTACCAATCCAAGCATCTATAAAACAGGATTTCATGTTTTCTCTTCTATTTTAGAGATCAAGATTGCATCGGATTCTGATGTTCTTGAAAATGTATCAAAAGAGATTTCAAAGCTTGGAAAAATCGTTTCTTCCGGAAACTTAGACGTTACAGAAACAGTTTTTGAATCTATCTCTTACTACGAAGATTTAAACATGACTATCAGGGAATCCCTTATAGATAAGCAAAGGGTTTTATCTTCATTACTAAAAAGCTATAAAATTCCTGAAGATGTTAGAGAAGAGCTAAGAATTTTAATCAAAGACGTAAACTCTCTTATTGATTATACAAAGTTTAATTTTGAAAGACTAAGCTATTTACAAAATACATTCTTAGGTTTGTTAAACATAGAGCAGAACAAAGTAATCAAAATCTTTACAGTTATAGCTACCATCTTTATTCCACCTACGTTGATTGCAAGCATTTATGGTATGAACTTTGAAAATATGCCAGAATTACATTGGCAGTATGGATATTTTTATGCCCTAATTCTAATGTTTTTGTCAGCATCTGTTCCAATTTTCTTTTTTAAAAGGAAAGGATGGCTATGA
- a CDS encoding segregation/condensation protein A, with product MQEQNPIDIILKLVLKGEIDPWNIDITVLAEKYLEEVKKMYIPDFQTVSKVLIVAALLLKMKAESLKIEDEEENEDKTSRKRLFGIKRFYTIEELAMILKEYTQPPVDYSPSKRSPSQKRERNSAKKIKKFDYQLHRASLEEAIKFIEDYLKEVLQVIKFSEFNFPDKTQAFVALLFLNYDNKINLYQEEHFGEIYIEPIMV from the coding sequence ATGCAAGAGCAAAATCCGATTGATATAATCTTAAAGCTTGTTTTAAAAGGAGAGATAGACCCTTGGAATATAGATATTACTGTTTTAGCTGAAAAGTATTTAGAAGAAGTTAAAAAAATGTACATTCCGGATTTTCAAACTGTATCAAAAGTCCTAATCGTTGCAGCATTACTTTTGAAGATGAAAGCAGAAAGCTTAAAAATTGAAGATGAAGAAGAGAACGAAGATAAAACATCAAGAAAACGTCTTTTTGGAATAAAAAGATTTTATACAATAGAAGAGCTTGCAATGATTTTAAAAGAGTATACACAACCACCGGTAGATTACTCACCATCAAAAAGAAGCCCTTCGCAAAAAAGAGAAAGAAATTCAGCTAAAAAAATAAAAAAATTTGATTATCAACTACACAGAGCTTCACTAGAAGAAGCGATAAAATTTATAGAAGACTATCTTAAAGAAGTTCTGCAAGTTATAAAATTTTCAGAATTTAACTTTCCAGATAAAACTCAAGCATTTGTAGCACTCCTTTTTTTAAATTATGACAATAAGATTAATCTTTACCAGGAAGAACATTTTGGAGAAATATATATAGAGCCTATTATGGTATAA